Part of the Citrobacter sp. Marseille-Q6884 genome, AGCAACAGCAGATGGCTGGCTTGCTCAACGTAGCCCAGAAGATTCAACCCCTGCGTGCCGCCGTCGACGATCTCCACGTAGTCCGGCCAGTGATAGTGGGCGTACAGGCGTTCGGCGACGCGAATGCCAAATCCTTCGTCTGCCCACAGCAGGTTGCCTAAGCCCATCACAATGACGTTTGGCTCACTCATGACGCCTCCTTGTCGTGCTGGTGTTTGGGAAATTTGTGGCTACGGTAGCCGTTGATCATGGTGGAGATGACGGTATCGTCAGACATGATGTCCTCGCGGATAGCCATATACACATGGCCTATCACGAAGGCCGCGATAAGCCACATCCCAAACCGATGCCAGCTGTGGATATCGAGAGAGTTCCCGCCGGTCCAGTAAAAAAATTCCGTCACATAATGGAAGGGCGTAAAGATGGCGTACTGGCTATGCTCGCTGTATAAGGCGAAGCCGGTGAGGATCATAAAAACGGAGAGCAGGAAATAGCCGAACATCGCCGCCTGTGCGACGGGGTTATGCCCGATATCGTCCCCCGGTTTTTTCTCCAGAAACAGATACCAGCGCACGACCGAAAACGCGCCCCGCCACCAGCTACGACGCCAGACAGGCACGATAAACAGTTCACGTGAATAGCGGTTACCCACGAAGGCCCAGTAAATACGCCCCAGCAGTATCACCGTGAACAGCATGGCGGCGGCAAAATGCACCATCCGGATGTCGCCCATATAGAACAGATACGTGGCCTCGCCGCTGACCGACGGTAGCGGTCGGCCAATGAAATATCCGGTCACCATCAACACTAACATGCAGCCTACCGTGAGCCAGTGCCACACGCGCACCGGCGCTTCAAACACATAGTGGCTGACGGCGGTATCACGCGCCTCCCCGACGCGTGGGAGTTGTTTTCCTGTCATTGTTTCTTTCCTTAGCGCTTAGCGTACCTGGACGGCGATGAGTTCGCTGCCGTCGTCGCCGAGCACATGGGTTGAACACGCCAGGCAGGGGTCGAAACTGTGCAGCGTGCGCAGGATCTCCAGCGGTTGATCCGGTATCGCCATTTGGGTGCCCATCAATGCCGCCTCGTAAGCACCAATTTGTCCCTTGGGATCGCGTGGGCTGGCATTCCAGGTGGTCGGCACCACGCACTGATACAGATCGATTTTTTGATCATGAATCGACGCCCAGTGCCCTAATGCCCCGCGAGGTGCTTCGGTAAAGCCGATCCCACGGCAGCGCTGCGGCCAGCTTGCGGGCTCCCATTTATCTGTATTGGCGGTGGCCAGATTGCCGTTCTTCAGGTTGGTCATCAGTTTGTCGAAGAAATACTGCAGTTTGCTTACCGCCCACTGAGCCTCGTGGGCACGGCACAGAATGCGACCCAGCGTTGATTGCATACCCGAAAGCGGCAGGTTGAGCGCGGACATCATGCGATCCACGGATTCCACCGTGGCGGCATCCCCTTTGTGATAAGCAATCAGCGTGCGCGCCAACGGTCCGACCTCCATGGCGTGTCCCCGCCAGCGCGGCGCTTTAATCCAGGAGTAGCGTTCTTGCTCGTTGAGTTGCTGGATATGGGTATCGCTGCCTTTGACATCGCCCGGGTTATACCAGGGCTCGGTGATCCCTTCGAAGGGATGACGACCCAGCTGATCGTCTGGATAACGATACCAGGCGTGATCCACGAACTCCTGAATTTGCTGTTGATCGTCAAGATCAACAGGCAGCACGTTTTTAAAATCACCGTTAATGACCGCGCCGCCTGGCATTAACAGGCTCTTCTGGCTGAAGTCATTGGCGATATCCGGGAACGCGCCGTAGCTCAAGACGCATTTATCAGAAAGCCCGGTGCCAATTTGACTCCATGCCTTATTGAACTGGCCGATGGCCAGCGCGTCAGGCACCATGACGTTGTTGATGAAGTCCGCGGTGCGGGTGATGATCGACTGTACCAGGTTAAGGCGTTCCATATCGACTGCGCCTACTGCGCCACTCTGATCGATATTGATCGCGCATGGCATACCGCCAACAATCCAGTTAGGATGCGGATTCTTACCGCCAAACACCGTATGGATTTTGATAATCTCGCGCTGAAAATCGAGCGCTTCCAGATAGTGGGCAAAGCCCATCAGGTTGGCCTCTGGCGACAGCTTGTACTGCGGATGCCCCCAATAACCGTTACGGAAGATCCCCAACTGACCGCCTTCGACAAATTTCTTCAGACGATTTTGGACGTCAAAGAAATAGCCGGGTGAGGACATCGGCCAGGCAGAAAGGCTCTGCGCCAGTTGTGAAGTCGCGCGCGGGTCGGCTTTCAGGGCATTCAGAACGTCAATCCAGTCCATTCCGGCTAATTGATAAAAATGCACCAGATGGTCGTGGCACCACAGTGTGGCCAGCATAATATTGCGAATGATGTTGGCGTTGTCGGGCACCTTGATGCCAATGGCATCTTCAATGGCATACACCGAGGCAAGCGCATGGACGCCGGTGCATACTCCGCAAATCCGTTCGACAAATGCCCAGGCGTCACGCGGGTCGCGCCCCTGAAGAATGATCTCCAGTCCGCGAAACATGGTGCCGCAGGAAACCGCATTGGTGATGATGTTCTGCTCATCGATATTCACTTCACAACGCATATGCCCTTCAATGCGCGTAATCGGATCCACAACCAGACGGCGACCCGCATTGTTTAAGGTATATCCCTGAGTTTGATACGAAGTGCTCATGCCTGTTTATCCTCATTGTCTGGCTGCGGTTGTTCGGCGTCTGCTAATTGTTGTTTATGGCGGTGGTGTTGATTGACGACGCTGGCGACAGCGTGGACGCCAACGCTGGCCGCCACGACGCCAAGCGCGGTGAGGCCCACGGTATCGGCGGTTGAATGCGTACCCATTTGTGGAATATCGACGACACGGCTGTAGAACGAACCGCGATCCCAGAAGCCGTTTTCTGAGCATCCCAGACAACCGTGGCCGGACTGGATGGGGAAGGAGACGCCGTCATTCCAGCGGGTGGTGGAGCAGGCGTTATAGGTGGTTGGCCCTTTACAGCCCATTTTGTACAGGCAATAGCCTTTGCGGGCGGCGTCATCGTCCCAGCTCTCGACGAACTCCCCGGCGTCAAAGTGGGCGCGACGGTAGCACTTGTCGTGAATACGCTGACCATAAAACATTAGCGGACGCCCCAGGCGGTCGAGTTCGGGAAGACGATCAAAGGTCACCATGTAGGTAATGATGGCGCTCATAACATCGGGAATGGGAGGACAACCGGGCACTTTAACGATCGGCTTGTCAGTGATCACCTTGTCGATAGGCGTTGCCTGGGTTGGATTCGGTCGGGCAGCCTGAACGCAGCCCCAGGAGGCGCAGGTTCCCCAGGCGATAATCGCGCTGGCACCGGCTGCGGCTCTTTTCAGCTTCTCAATAAAGGGACGTCCGCCGCTGATGCAGAACATACCTTGTTCACCCAGGGGAGGATTGCCTTCGACTGCCAGAATATATCTGCCGTGGTATTGGCTGAGAATGTCATCAAATACCGCTTCGGCCTGCGTCCCGGCGGCGGCCATCAGGGTGTCGTCGTAATCGAGGGAAATCAGTGAGAGGATGACGTCTTTGGCGAGAGGATGAGAGGAGCGGATAAACGATTCGGTGCAGCAGGTACACTCCAGACCGTGGATCCAGACCACCGGAATTCTGGGTTTATTCTCCAGAGCCCAGGCGATTTTGGGCGTCATTCCGGCCCCTAAACCCAGCGATGTGGCAGCAAGGCTACAATATTTGAGAAAACTACGTCGGCTCACTCCCTTACGACGCATGGCCTGATAAAAGGTCTCCTCGTTATTCGTATTCATAACACGCGTTTCTTCCCCCTTTGAGTCCTGGCGCACGCCGCCAGTGATAATGGAAAAAGCGTATCCGATCAGAGGGGAGAAACAATGCAAAGACTGTGGTTATGTCTTATAGCGATATATTCGTGACTGTTATCTGTTTTTCACAGGCTGGGCATAAAAAAACGCACAGGGGGGACCGCCCTGTGCGTCGGGTTTACAGACGAAGAACTCAAACCCCAAGGCGATCACGTAAGCTGTAATAAGCCGCACCCATGGCGGTAAACGGAATGCGCAGGCTGCGGCCACCCGGGAACGGGTAGTGGGGGAGATTAGCGAAAGCGTCAAAGCGCTCGGCATCCCCGCGCAGCAGTTCGGAAATCAGGCGTCCTGCCAGATGGGTACAGGTCACACCGTGGCCGCTGTAGCCCTGCATGTAATAAATGTTGGTATCAAGGCGGCCGAACTGCGGCATGCGCGATAACGTCAACAGGAAATTACCGGTCCAGCGGTAATCAATTTTCACGCCCCGCAGTTGCGGGAACGTCTTCAGCAGTTTCGGCATTACCAGACGCTCAATATCGTCCGGGTCGCGTGCGCCGTAGACCACGCCACCGCCGTACAGCAGGCGGTTATCCCCTGTCAGACGGTAGTAATCCAGCAGGTAGTTACAATCTTCCACACAGTAGTTTTTCGGGATCAGCGAACGTGCGACGTCGGCAGACAGCGGTTCGGTGGTTAACACCTGCGTGCCGCATGGCATGCTGCTTTTTGCCAGCGCAGGTTCAAGTTTATCACCCAGATAGGCGTTGCCCGCGACGATCACATAGCGCGCGGTGACCTGACCTTGCTCGGTGCTGACCACGGCCGGGCTGGTGTGCTGAATACGGGTGACCGGCGACTGTTCGAAGACGCGCCCGCCGTTCAGACGAATGGCGTTAGCCTCGCCAATCGCCAGATTCAGCGGATGAATATGACCGCCACTGTGATCGAGCAGTGCGCCGACATAGCGGTCGCTGCTGACTTCACGGCGAATTTCGCTGCTGTCCAGCAGTTCAAGCTGCGTATTGCCGTAGCGTTCCCAGTTCGACTTCTGCTCTTCCAGCGTTTCCATCTGCTTGTGGTTCAGCGCCACAAACAACCCGCCAGGGCGATAGTCGCATTCGATCTGATAGCGTTTGATGCGTTCGCGGATGATATTGCCGCCTTCAAACATCATGCCGCCGAGCATCTTGGCGGCATCCGGGCCATAGGTGCGTTCGATGACGTCGATATCGCGGCTGTAGGAGTTAACCAGTTGGCCACCGTTACGCCCGCTGGCACCGAAGCCAATGCGCGCGGATTCCAGTAACACCACGTCGTAACCCATTTCCGCTAAATGCAGAGCAGAAGAGAGTCCGGTATAGCCGCCTCCCACAACGCAGACATCACAGCTAACCGATTCGGTGAGCGTGGGAAACGGTTCGTACTGATTGGCGCTTGCGGCGTAATAACTGTGGGTATGTTCAGTCATGATTAAGACTCCAGGGAGATCCAGATAGTTTTCAGTTCGCTAAATTTTTCCAGGGCATGTAACGACTTATCGCGACCGTTGCCGCTTTGCTTATAACCACCGAACGGCACGGTCATATCACCGTCGTTGTAGTTATTAACGAATACGGAACCGGCTTTCAGGCGACGACTCATGCGGTGGGCACGGGAGAGATCCCGGGTCCAGACGGCGGCGCCAAGGCCGTAGTCGCTGTCGTTGGCGAGCGCCAGCGCTTCGGCCTCGTGGCTAAAGCGAGTGATGGTCAGTACCGGGCCGAAGATCTCGTCACGGCTGATGTGGGCTTGCGGCGCGGCATCGACAAAAATCGTCGGGCCGATAACGGCCGGATGCACGTGGCTGCGCCCATCCAGCGCGAGCGTACCTTGTGACTCGCCGTCGCGAATAAAACTGTGCACAGTATCGGCATGGGCATTGTCGATCAGCGTACCCATCGTGGTCTCAGGATCCAGCGGGTTGCCCGGCTGCCAGTTTTTCGCCTGCTCTTTCAGCAAGGCGATGAACGCATCGGCAATACTCTCTTCCAGCAGCAGGCGCGTACCGGCGATACAAACCTGGCCCTGGTTATAGAAGATGCCTGCGGCCGTTGTGGCGGCGGCTTTTGCCAGATCCGGGCAGTCGGCAAACACAATGTTGGCGCTTTTGCCGCCGGCTTCCAGCCAGACGCGTTTCATATTGCTGTCGCCCGCGTCTTTCAGCAGCTGCTTGCCGGTGCGTGTGGAGCCTGTAAAGGTGATCACATCAACATCGGAATGTTGCGACAGCGCTTGTCCTGCTTCGTGGCCATATCCGCTAATGACGCTAAGGACGCCATCGGGCAAGCCGGCTTTTTTGGCCAGGGCGGCAAGACGGATCGCCGTCAGTGGGGATTTCTCAGAGGGTTTGAGAATCACGCTGTTACCCGCAGCCAGCGCCGGACCGAGCTTCCAGCAGGCCAGCAGCAGGGGAAAATTCCACGGCACGATGGCGGCGATAACGCCCACCGGTTCGCGCACAATCAGCGCCAGATCGTTCACTGAGGTAGTGGCAACTTCGCCGTAGACTTTATCAATGGCTTCGGCGTACCAACGGATGGCGCGTGCTGCGCCTGGAATATCATCACGCAGGCTATGGCGAATAGGTTTACCGGTATCGAGCGTTTCCAGTAGCGCCAGCTCCTCGTGATGCTGCTCCATTAAATCAGCGAGCTTGTTCAGTACCGCTTTGCGCTGAGCCGGTGCCGCCTGTGACCAGTCTCCCCGTTCAAAGACGGCGCGGGCCGCGGTGACCGCACGATCCACATCCGCTTTTTTGCCACGGGCAACCTTGGCGAGCGGACGCTGTCCTGCCGGGTCCTGTGTAATAAACGTTTCGTTATCGGCGGCAGCGCAATATTCGCCGTTAATAAATAAACGGGTTTCCGGCGAATAATGACTGGCTTTTTCACGCCAATATTTCAGATTCTGAAAGTTCATAGCTACTCCTTTTATATCAATAAGATAAAGTTCGTTGCTGATCTTTTTCAGGCAAAATCAGGCTGCACGATGCCCCAGGGATTTCCCCTGTTAATGCGCGTTATTTAAGAAGGCCTGAGAAACTCAGGCCGGTACTCATTAGAATGTGGTGGGAGTGTGGGCACTGATGATGCGGCAGATTCCTGCCGAGGTGTTGCTGAAGCTATGCGGTATGCCGGTATTAATGGCATAACTTTGCCCTTCAACAAGATGATACGTTTGACCGTTGATGGTCAGTATCACTTCACCTTCCAGTATTGTCCCAATCTCTTCACCCTGGTGTTTAATTCTCTCCCCGGTCGTCGTGCCTGGCTGATAGGTTTCAAACATCATTGCCAGCGTACGATTAGGATTTCCGTTGTGAACCAGCTTCATGGATACTCCCTGACTCCCGATCTCAATCAGATCATCCTGATTGATAACCACCTGCGGTTCGTCAGGCTTTTCCGGTTCCGCGAAGAACTCGGAGAGCGACAGCCCATATACTTTCAATAGCTTTTGCAGCGTACTGATGGCAGGACTGACTTTGTCCTGCTCAATGGTGCTGATGGCGCTATGCGTTAACCCAGACAGTTCGGCGGCACGACGCTGCGAAAGACCCAATTGCTGGCGGATCTCTGACAAACGTTTACCCGGCGCCAGGCCGTCATCGCTCATAATTGCATTTCCTTAACAGTAGGGGTCAGAGTCGCTGTTTTTCAGCGAGGTGGTTCTGACAGGCGGTGATAAATCCTTCCAGTAACAAACGCGACAGGGCGTATTCGCTACTGTTCCATTCCGGGTGCCACTGCACGCCGAGCGCGAAAGGATGGT contains:
- a CDS encoding NAD(P)/FAD-dependent oxidoreductase, with translation MTEHTHSYYAASANQYEPFPTLTESVSCDVCVVGGGYTGLSSALHLAEMGYDVVLLESARIGFGASGRNGGQLVNSYSRDIDVIERTYGPDAAKMLGGMMFEGGNIIRERIKRYQIECDYRPGGLFVALNHKQMETLEEQKSNWERYGNTQLELLDSSEIRREVSSDRYVGALLDHSGGHIHPLNLAIGEANAIRLNGGRVFEQSPVTRIQHTSPAVVSTEQGQVTARYVIVAGNAYLGDKLEPALAKSSMPCGTQVLTTEPLSADVARSLIPKNYCVEDCNYLLDYYRLTGDNRLLYGGGVVYGARDPDDIERLVMPKLLKTFPQLRGVKIDYRWTGNFLLTLSRMPQFGRLDTNIYYMQGYSGHGVTCTHLAGRLISELLRGDAERFDAFANLPHYPFPGGRSLRIPFTAMGAAYYSLRDRLGV
- the puuC gene encoding aldehyde dehydrogenase PuuC is translated as MNFQNLKYWREKASHYSPETRLFINGEYCAAADNETFITQDPAGQRPLAKVARGKKADVDRAVTAARAVFERGDWSQAAPAQRKAVLNKLADLMEQHHEELALLETLDTGKPIRHSLRDDIPGAARAIRWYAEAIDKVYGEVATTSVNDLALIVREPVGVIAAIVPWNFPLLLACWKLGPALAAGNSVILKPSEKSPLTAIRLAALAKKAGLPDGVLSVISGYGHEAGQALSQHSDVDVITFTGSTRTGKQLLKDAGDSNMKRVWLEAGGKSANIVFADCPDLAKAAATTAAGIFYNQGQVCIAGTRLLLEESIADAFIALLKEQAKNWQPGNPLDPETTMGTLIDNAHADTVHSFIRDGESQGTLALDGRSHVHPAVIGPTIFVDAAPQAHISRDEIFGPVLTITRFSHEAEALALANDSDYGLGAAVWTRDLSRAHRMSRRLKAGSVFVNNYNDGDMTVPFGGYKQSGNGRDKSLHALEKFSELKTIWISLES
- the hyaC gene encoding Ni/Fe-hydrogenase b-type cytochrome subunit — encoded protein: MTGKQLPRVGEARDTAVSHYVFEAPVRVWHWLTVGCMLVLMVTGYFIGRPLPSVSGEATYLFYMGDIRMVHFAAAMLFTVILLGRIYWAFVGNRYSRELFIVPVWRRSWWRGAFSVVRWYLFLEKKPGDDIGHNPVAQAAMFGYFLLSVFMILTGFALYSEHSQYAIFTPFHYVTEFFYWTGGNSLDIHSWHRFGMWLIAAFVIGHVYMAIREDIMSDDTVISTMINGYRSHKFPKHQHDKEAS
- the hyaB gene encoding Ni/Fe-hydrogenase large subunit, which produces MSTSYQTQGYTLNNAGRRLVVDPITRIEGHMRCEVNIDEQNIITNAVSCGTMFRGLEIILQGRDPRDAWAFVERICGVCTGVHALASVYAIEDAIGIKVPDNANIIRNIMLATLWCHDHLVHFYQLAGMDWIDVLNALKADPRATSQLAQSLSAWPMSSPGYFFDVQNRLKKFVEGGQLGIFRNGYWGHPQYKLSPEANLMGFAHYLEALDFQREIIKIHTVFGGKNPHPNWIVGGMPCAINIDQSGAVGAVDMERLNLVQSIITRTADFINNVMVPDALAIGQFNKAWSQIGTGLSDKCVLSYGAFPDIANDFSQKSLLMPGGAVINGDFKNVLPVDLDDQQQIQEFVDHAWYRYPDDQLGRHPFEGITEPWYNPGDVKGSDTHIQQLNEQERYSWIKAPRWRGHAMEVGPLARTLIAYHKGDAATVESVDRMMSALNLPLSGMQSTLGRILCRAHEAQWAVSKLQYFFDKLMTNLKNGNLATANTDKWEPASWPQRCRGIGFTEAPRGALGHWASIHDQKIDLYQCVVPTTWNASPRDPKGQIGAYEAALMGTQMAIPDQPLEILRTLHSFDPCLACSTHVLGDDGSELIAVQVR
- the puuR gene encoding HTH-type transcriptional regulator PuuR; amino-acid sequence: MSDDGLAPGKRLSEIRQQLGLSQRRAAELSGLTHSAISTIEQDKVSPAISTLQKLLKVYGLSLSEFFAEPEKPDEPQVVINQDDLIEIGSQGVSMKLVHNGNPNRTLAMMFETYQPGTTTGERIKHQGEEIGTILEGEVILTINGQTYHLVEGQSYAINTGIPHSFSNTSAGICRIISAHTPTTF
- the hyaA gene encoding hydrogenase 1 small subunit produces the protein MNTNNEETFYQAMRRKGVSRRSFLKYCSLAATSLGLGAGMTPKIAWALENKPRIPVVWIHGLECTCCTESFIRSSHPLAKDVILSLISLDYDDTLMAAAGTQAEAVFDDILSQYHGRYILAVEGNPPLGEQGMFCISGGRPFIEKLKRAAAGASAIIAWGTCASWGCVQAARPNPTQATPIDKVITDKPIVKVPGCPPIPDVMSAIITYMVTFDRLPELDRLGRPLMFYGQRIHDKCYRRAHFDAGEFVESWDDDAARKGYCLYKMGCKGPTTYNACSTTRWNDGVSFPIQSGHGCLGCSENGFWDRGSFYSRVVDIPQMGTHSTADTVGLTALGVVAASVGVHAVASVVNQHHRHKQQLADAEQPQPDNEDKQA